The following proteins are encoded in a genomic region of Acidimicrobiales bacterium:
- a CDS encoding GerMN domain-containing protein codes for MRGHRGPWALVTAFLLVGVLAACGSDGGGDAASTTAAPPTSAPTSTSAPSGTSTTAAGGEADVLVYFARDEGVATAGATVPTPAVAGGALVALLAGPDDVASGAGMSTEIPDGTRFNSVVIDQGTATVDLSAQFASGGGSLSMQLRVAQVVFTLTQFDTVAEVDIHLDGEAVDGIGGEGVPAEDLTRADFEDVTPLILVESPVPGEAVTSPIDLGGLSNTFEANVRYTVTAADGTVLADGFTTATAGTGTWGTFSESVALDGSPTGAGTVTAFEESAEDGSRVNVYEVPVTFG; via the coding sequence ATGCGAGGACACCGCGGACCCTGGGCCCTGGTCACGGCCTTCCTGCTCGTCGGGGTGCTGGCCGCCTGTGGCAGCGACGGCGGCGGTGACGCCGCCTCGACCACCGCCGCTCCGCCCACGTCGGCGCCGACCAGCACCAGCGCGCCTTCGGGCACCTCCACGACCGCCGCCGGTGGCGAGGCCGACGTGCTGGTGTACTTCGCCCGCGACGAGGGCGTGGCCACGGCCGGCGCCACCGTGCCCACCCCCGCCGTGGCCGGCGGTGCCCTGGTCGCGCTCCTGGCCGGTCCCGACGACGTGGCCAGTGGCGCCGGCATGAGCACCGAGATCCCCGACGGCACCCGCTTCAACAGCGTCGTCATCGACCAAGGCACCGCCACGGTGGACCTCTCGGCGCAGTTCGCCTCAGGCGGAGGCAGCCTCTCGATGCAGCTGCGGGTGGCACAGGTGGTGTTCACCCTGACGCAGTTCGACACCGTCGCCGAGGTCGACATCCACCTCGACGGTGAAGCGGTCGACGGCATCGGCGGCGAGGGCGTTCCCGCCGAGGACCTCACCCGCGCCGACTTCGAGGACGTGACGCCGCTCATCCTGGTCGAGTCCCCCGTGCCCGGTGAGGCCGTCACCTCACCCATCGACCTCGGTGGGCTCTCGAACACCTTCGAGGCCAACGTCCGGTACACCGTGACCGCGGCCGACGGCACCGTCCTGGCTGACGGCTTCACCACCGCCACCGCGGGGACCGGGACGTGGGGCACCTTCTCGGAGTCGGTCGCCCTCGACGGTTCGCCGACGGGCGCCGGCACCGTCACGGCGTTCGAGGAGAGCGCCGAGGACGGGTCCCGCGTCAACGTCTACGAGGTCCCGGTCACCTTCGGGTGA
- a CDS encoding TIGR03564 family F420-dependent LLM class oxidoreductase: MRITINASGQTLFATPIAEFEEHARTAEADGFDGYWVNQLSGTDTMTVLALLGRVTERMELGTAVIPTWGHSPDTLAGQVLTAQAASGDRIALGIGLAHKPGVEAKYHVPFERPVRHMTEYLDVLLPLLHERKVDAVGDIWSCTTEFVVPPAAAPAVIVAALGPQMLDLAGRRTDGTILWLVGPNTVRDHIAPSIAAAAEAAGRAAPRVIASLPVCVTDDAQGVRDTVAMILANYNDLPSYRAMLDREGAAGPADVAIIGNEDEVTEGLAAFAAAGATEFAAVEFTLNDEDAARTRALLKSVRAAF; this comes from the coding sequence ATGCGCATCACCATCAACGCTTCGGGCCAGACGCTCTTCGCCACGCCCATCGCAGAGTTCGAGGAGCACGCCCGCACCGCCGAGGCCGACGGCTTCGACGGCTACTGGGTCAACCAGCTGAGCGGCACCGACACCATGACCGTCCTGGCCCTGCTCGGCCGCGTCACCGAGCGCATGGAGCTCGGCACCGCGGTGATCCCCACCTGGGGCCACTCGCCCGACACCCTCGCCGGCCAGGTCCTCACCGCGCAGGCGGCGTCGGGCGACCGCATCGCCCTCGGCATCGGCCTGGCCCACAAGCCGGGTGTGGAGGCCAAGTACCACGTGCCCTTCGAGCGGCCCGTGCGGCACATGACCGAGTACCTCGACGTCCTCCTGCCGCTGCTGCACGAGCGCAAGGTCGACGCCGTCGGCGACATCTGGTCGTGCACCACCGAGTTCGTGGTGCCGCCCGCCGCCGCGCCGGCGGTCATCGTGGCCGCCCTCGGGCCGCAGATGCTCGACCTCGCCGGCCGGCGCACCGACGGCACCATCCTCTGGCTGGTGGGCCCCAACACGGTGCGGGACCACATCGCCCCGTCCATCGCCGCGGCCGCCGAGGCGGCCGGTCGGGCCGCGCCCCGGGTGATCGCCAGCCTGCCCGTCTGCGTCACCGACGACGCCCAGGGCGTGCGCGACACGGTCGCCATGATCCTCGCCAACTACAACGACCTCCCGAGCTACCGCGCCATGCTCGACCGCGAGGGCGCCGCCGGCCCCGCCGACGTGGCCATCATCGGCAACGAGGACGAGGTCACCGAGGGCCTCGCCGCGTTCGCTGCGGCGGGCGCCACCGAGTTCGCGGCGGTGGAGTTCACCCTGAACGACGAGGACGCCGCCCGCACCCGTGCCCTGCTGAAGTCGGTCCGCGCCGCCTTCTGA
- a CDS encoding acyl--CoA ligase, producing the protein MDYAAAVAAVTAPGAPFETTSLEVDDQQVTAFRHAPRTLRTMVATTAARGDATFLVYEDERWSFARFHDEVAALATALIERYGVTKGDRVAVAMRNYPEWVVSFAAVTSIGAVSVSFNAWWTEEEVDYALGDCAPEVLIADLERVERARSSCASRGIRIIGVRCPDGTAGIHPWDDVVVRGVPFPEVDVDGEDDATILYTSGTTGHPKGAVSTNRAIGQALFGFACRSAVDRLRADDAPKDPDAPPSLPPTFILVVPLFHVTGCVPVMLSCLLGGLKLVMMHKWDPERALELIEREQVTNFVGVPTQSWDLLASPRFAEFDTSSLRGVGGGGAPAPPELVKRVAKGFPSASPGIGYGMTETNAYGPQNGGADYLTHPTSTGRATPILQVEVRDPEDRPLPVGERGEIWFRGPHLIRGYWNNPEATAEVLVDGWLRSGDIGRVDDEGFVYVEDRAKDMVLRAGENVYCAEVEAVLYEHPAVHEAAVFGIPHDRLGEEVAAAVMLRADADATVEELQAHVAEHLAAFKVPTRMVLWAEPLPRNASGKILKRELRDLVADA; encoded by the coding sequence ATGGACTACGCCGCCGCCGTTGCCGCCGTCACCGCCCCGGGGGCGCCGTTCGAGACGACGTCGCTGGAGGTCGACGACCAGCAGGTCACGGCGTTCCGGCACGCACCGCGGACGCTGCGGACCATGGTGGCCACGACCGCGGCCCGGGGCGACGCCACCTTCCTCGTCTATGAGGACGAGCGGTGGAGCTTCGCCCGGTTCCACGACGAGGTGGCGGCGCTGGCCACCGCGCTGATCGAGCGGTACGGCGTGACCAAGGGCGACCGGGTGGCCGTGGCCATGCGCAACTACCCCGAGTGGGTGGTGTCGTTCGCCGCCGTCACGTCGATCGGCGCGGTCTCGGTGTCCTTCAACGCCTGGTGGACCGAGGAGGAGGTCGACTACGCGCTCGGCGACTGCGCCCCCGAGGTCCTGATCGCCGACCTCGAGCGGGTCGAGCGGGCCCGGTCGTCGTGCGCGTCGCGGGGGATCCGGATCATCGGGGTCCGCTGCCCCGATGGGACCGCCGGAATCCACCCATGGGACGACGTCGTGGTGCGGGGCGTCCCGTTCCCCGAGGTCGACGTGGACGGCGAGGACGACGCCACCATCCTGTACACGTCGGGCACCACCGGGCACCCCAAGGGGGCGGTGTCGACCAACCGGGCCATCGGTCAGGCGCTCTTCGGCTTCGCCTGCCGTTCCGCGGTGGATCGTCTGCGGGCCGACGATGCCCCCAAGGACCCGGACGCGCCGCCGTCGCTGCCGCCCACGTTCATCCTGGTGGTGCCGCTCTTCCACGTCACCGGCTGCGTGCCCGTCATGCTCAGCTGCCTGCTCGGCGGGCTGAAGCTCGTGATGATGCACAAGTGGGACCCCGAGCGCGCCCTCGAGCTGATCGAGCGCGAGCAGGTGACCAACTTCGTGGGCGTTCCCACCCAGAGCTGGGACCTGCTGGCCTCGCCGCGGTTCGCCGAGTTCGACACGTCCAGCCTGCGGGGTGTCGGGGGCGGCGGGGCGCCGGCGCCGCCCGAGCTCGTGAAGCGGGTGGCCAAGGGCTTCCCGTCGGCCAGCCCGGGCATCGGCTACGGCATGACCGAGACCAACGCCTACGGCCCCCAGAACGGCGGCGCCGACTACCTCACCCACCCGACCAGCACCGGCCGGGCCACACCCATCCTCCAGGTGGAGGTGCGCGACCCGGAGGATCGGCCGCTCCCCGTCGGCGAGCGGGGTGAGATCTGGTTCCGGGGCCCCCACCTCATCCGGGGGTACTGGAACAACCCCGAGGCCACCGCCGAGGTGCTCGTCGACGGTTGGCTGCGCAGCGGCGACATCGGCCGCGTCGACGACGAGGGCTTCGTCTACGTCGAGGACCGGGCCAAGGACATGGTGCTGCGGGCCGGCGAGAACGTGTACTGCGCCGAGGTCGAGGCCGTCCTGTACGAGCATCCCGCGGTGCACGAGGCCGCGGTGTTCGGCATCCCCCACGACCGCCTCGGCGAGGAGGTCGCCGCCGCGGTCATGTTGCGGGCCGACGCCGACGCCACGGTCGAGGAGCTCCAGGCCCATGTCGCCGAACACCTCGCCGCGTTCAAGGTGCCCACCCGCATGGTGCTGTGGGCCGAGCCGCTGCCCCGCAACGCGAGCGGCAAGATCCTGAAGCGCGAGCTGCGCGACCTCGTCGCCGACGCATGA
- a CDS encoding LLM class F420-dependent oxidoreductase has product MRLGIVTPVLTLLPKGHARWEREAGWEEVVAIARAADRLGYHHLTCSEHVAVPVEVAATRGARYFDPLATFGYLAAVTERIRLATFVVVLGYHHPLELAKRYGTLDVVSGGRLLLGVGVGSLEEEFDLLGAPFADRGERADDALRAVRASWGRAEPEYDGPHHRFGGVVVDPHGVREDVPVWVGGRTGRSLRRALSLGDGWAPFGLSLDEVRALLDRHAGETRTDPFDVVLQPVPPLDPVDHPVEAAAALEAMADAGATIVSARVMHHSAAHYVEQLEAAMELPGVEALR; this is encoded by the coding sequence GTGCGGCTCGGAATCGTGACCCCGGTGCTCACCCTGCTGCCGAAGGGCCACGCCCGTTGGGAGCGTGAGGCGGGCTGGGAGGAGGTGGTCGCCATCGCCCGGGCCGCCGACCGCCTCGGGTACCACCACCTGACGTGCAGCGAGCACGTCGCCGTCCCCGTCGAGGTGGCCGCCACCCGGGGCGCCCGGTACTTCGATCCACTGGCCACCTTCGGCTACCTGGCCGCGGTCACCGAGCGCATCCGGTTGGCCACCTTCGTGGTCGTGCTCGGCTACCACCACCCCCTCGAGCTGGCCAAGCGCTACGGCACCCTCGACGTCGTGTCCGGCGGTCGCCTCCTGCTCGGTGTCGGTGTGGGATCGCTGGAGGAGGAGTTCGACCTGCTCGGCGCGCCGTTCGCCGACCGGGGTGAGCGGGCCGACGACGCCCTGCGCGCCGTGCGGGCGTCGTGGGGCCGGGCCGAGCCCGAGTACGACGGCCCCCACCACCGCTTCGGGGGTGTCGTGGTCGACCCCCACGGTGTGCGCGAGGACGTGCCCGTCTGGGTGGGCGGCCGGACGGGTCGCTCGCTGCGACGGGCCCTGTCGCTCGGCGACGGATGGGCGCCCTTCGGCTTGTCCCTCGACGAGGTGCGGGCCCTGCTCGACCGCCACGCCGGCGAGACCCGCACGGATCCCTTCGACGTCGTGTTGCAGCCCGTCCCGCCCCTCGACCCCGTCGACCACCCCGTCGAGGCGGCGGCCGCGTTGGAGGCCATGGCGGACGCGGGCGCCACCATCGTCAGCGCCCGGGTGATGCACCACTCGGCCGCCCACTACGTCGAGCAGCTGGAGGCGGCCATGGAACTGCCGGGCGTCGAGGCGCTCCGGTGA
- a CDS encoding GNAT family N-acetyltransferase, which yields MSAPLMIRPPRPAELKAVQQVEIAAGRLFADVGMDLVARHDPFSLFELQGFLDRGSFWVATPVGGDPVAYLLVEEVDGCAHVEQVSVHPDHAGQGVGARLIDTAEGWAAARGLPALTLTTFAEVAWNRPYYERLGFRVLADAEITPGLAAIRTYEASIGIDAWPRVCMRREVGAPRPA from the coding sequence ATGAGCGCTCCGCTGATGATCCGGCCGCCGCGACCGGCCGAGTTGAAGGCGGTGCAACAGGTGGAGATCGCGGCCGGGCGGCTGTTCGCCGACGTGGGTATGGATCTCGTGGCCCGGCACGACCCGTTCTCGCTGTTCGAGCTCCAGGGCTTCCTCGACCGGGGGTCGTTCTGGGTCGCGACGCCCGTCGGCGGCGACCCGGTGGCGTACCTGTTGGTGGAGGAGGTCGACGGCTGCGCCCATGTCGAGCAGGTCTCGGTCCACCCGGACCACGCCGGCCAGGGCGTCGGCGCCCGCCTCATCGACACCGCCGAGGGCTGGGCCGCGGCCCGTGGCCTGCCCGCCCTCACCCTGACGACCTTCGCCGAGGTCGCCTGGAACCGGCCGTACTACGAGCGACTGGGCTTCCGGGTCCTCGCCGACGCCGAGATCACCCCCGGCCTCGCCGCCATCCGCACCTACGAGGCCTCGATCGGCATCGACGCCTGGCCCCGGGTGTGCATGCGCCGCGAGGTCGGCGCCCCCCGCCCCGCCTGA
- a CDS encoding acyl-CoA dehydrogenase family protein has product MTTTPLDAARELFEVLDTNAATTPPGEPMAKASLDAIEAAGLYGPMVPKAVGGLELPLADVVDVYEEISRADGSTGWCYFAADVAAAFFGAYLPDAGADEVFADGVPVVAGQFAPNGTAVVEGDELVLSGDYQFGSGIAHAAWAGAGMLTVEADGGDSSYLMGCLPVEAIELKGNWDVLGLQATASYDYTVREQRLPRHRTFDFFAPVVHRGSAMHALGVLPLTAAGHAGWALGVTRRVLDEVLAKAKDTTRMGAATSLADSERFLFEYAGLEGRYRAGRAWVREVCEEAEAESARGGAVSALTANLVREACRQVNQGGAEIARQAYLLAGTKGLRAGPIERGFRDLHAGAQHFFASPSAAVDLTRSLLDAG; this is encoded by the coding sequence ATGACGACCACACCCCTCGACGCCGCCCGCGAGCTGTTCGAGGTCCTCGACACCAACGCCGCCACCACGCCGCCCGGCGAGCCCATGGCGAAGGCGTCGCTCGACGCCATCGAAGCCGCCGGGCTCTACGGGCCCATGGTCCCGAAGGCCGTCGGCGGCCTCGAGCTGCCGCTCGCCGACGTGGTGGACGTCTACGAGGAGATCTCGCGTGCCGACGGCTCGACGGGCTGGTGCTACTTCGCGGCCGACGTCGCCGCAGCGTTCTTCGGCGCCTACCTGCCCGACGCCGGCGCCGACGAGGTCTTCGCCGACGGGGTGCCCGTCGTGGCCGGCCAGTTCGCCCCCAACGGCACCGCCGTGGTCGAGGGCGACGAGCTCGTGCTCAGCGGCGACTACCAGTTCGGCAGCGGCATCGCCCACGCCGCGTGGGCCGGCGCCGGCATGCTCACGGTGGAGGCGGACGGCGGCGACAGCAGCTACCTGATGGGGTGCCTGCCCGTCGAGGCCATCGAGCTGAAGGGCAACTGGGACGTCCTCGGCCTCCAGGCCACCGCCAGCTACGACTACACCGTCCGTGAGCAGCGCCTACCCCGCCACCGCACCTTCGACTTCTTCGCTCCCGTCGTGCACCGCGGCTCGGCGATGCACGCCCTCGGGGTGCTGCCCCTCACCGCCGCCGGCCACGCCGGCTGGGCCCTCGGGGTCACCCGCCGGGTGCTCGACGAGGTGCTGGCCAAGGCCAAGGACACCACCCGCATGGGGGCGGCGACCTCCCTGGCGGACTCCGAGCGGTTCCTCTTCGAGTACGCCGGCCTCGAGGGCCGCTACCGGGCGGGGCGGGCCTGGGTGCGCGAGGTGTGCGAGGAGGCCGAAGCCGAGTCGGCCCGCGGCGGAGCGGTGTCCGCGCTCACCGCCAACCTGGTCCGCGAGGCCTGCCGCCAGGTGAACCAGGGCGGCGCCGAGATCGCCCGTCAGGCCTACCTGCTGGCGGGCACCAAGGGCCTCCGCGCCGGCCCCATCGAGCGAGGCTTCCGCGACCTGCACGCCGGCGCCCAGCACTTCTTCGCCAGCCCCTCGGCGGCGGTCGACCTCACCCGCTCGTTGCTCGACGCCGGCTGA
- a CDS encoding pirin family protein — translation MSDAILQTVPLGMHWPTLDPFLFCAHHHDAYPEGDDELGPQASLAGREIGADFAGVDGWNMYHGDHVPGFPQHPHRGFETVTFVREGFIDHSDSLGATARFGAGDTQWITAGAGIVHCEMFPLLEKDRPNPLELFQIWLNLPAADKMAEPCFSMMWDGDVPHLDHVDDAGGHTRVTVIAGEIDGHRAPAPPPSSWASRPEADVGIWHASLDEGASWTLPTAGPETARVLYFYEGDELVVDGVALEGQTGAVLDADLAVTLTAGAGGAEIMVLQGRPIAEPVAQYGPFVMNDEAGIRQAMVDYQQTAFGGWPWPDDGPVHHREQGRFAKHPDGRVELITETPTR, via the coding sequence ATGAGCGACGCCATCCTCCAGACGGTCCCGCTGGGCATGCACTGGCCCACCCTCGACCCGTTCCTCTTCTGCGCCCACCACCACGACGCCTACCCCGAGGGCGACGACGAGCTCGGGCCGCAGGCGTCGCTCGCGGGCCGCGAGATCGGTGCCGACTTCGCCGGCGTGGACGGCTGGAACATGTACCACGGCGACCACGTCCCCGGGTTCCCCCAGCACCCCCACCGCGGCTTCGAGACGGTGACCTTCGTGCGCGAGGGCTTCATCGACCACTCGGACTCGCTCGGGGCCACCGCCCGCTTCGGCGCCGGCGACACCCAGTGGATCACCGCCGGCGCCGGCATCGTCCACTGCGAGATGTTCCCTCTGCTCGAGAAGGACCGGCCCAACCCCCTCGAGCTCTTCCAGATCTGGCTGAACCTCCCCGCCGCCGACAAGATGGCCGAGCCCTGCTTCTCCATGATGTGGGACGGCGACGTCCCCCACCTCGACCACGTCGACGACGCCGGCGGCCACACCCGCGTCACGGTCATCGCCGGCGAGATCGACGGCCACCGGGCCCCGGCCCCGCCGCCGAGCTCGTGGGCCTCGCGTCCGGAGGCCGACGTCGGCATCTGGCATGCGTCGCTCGACGAAGGGGCGTCCTGGACCCTGCCCACCGCCGGCCCGGAGACCGCCCGGGTCCTCTACTTCTACGAGGGCGACGAGCTGGTCGTCGACGGCGTGGCCCTCGAGGGACAGACCGGCGCCGTGCTCGACGCCGACCTGGCCGTGACCCTCACCGCCGGTGCCGGCGGCGCCGAGATCATGGTGCTCCAGGGCCGGCCCATCGCCGAGCCGGTGGCGCAGTACGGGCCGTTCGTGATGAACGACGAGGCCGGCATCCGCCAGGCCATGGTCGACTACCAGCAGACCGCGTTCGGTGGCTGGCCCTGGCCCGACGACGGACCCGTCCACCACCGCGAGCAGGGCCGCTTCGCCAAGCACCCCGACGGCCGGGTCGAGCTCATCACCGAAACCCCCACCCGCTGA
- a CDS encoding class I SAM-dependent methyltransferase — MAEHDDASTEAGTTRTAAAAANTGAADPEAVGLFAFRVWGYKQGEQVSVLIHLGDRLGLYRAMAGAGPITPADLAERTGLHERWLREWLRGNAAAELLASEDGETFELTPEGVEVLVAEDTSLAFAAGAFTAPVDAEVVDGIAEAFRTGIGLSYDQLGPAGAHQTERSLGPWARIALVPRIIPALDGLVDRLEAGIEVADVGCGAGVALTALAEAYPSSRFHGYELSHHALERAAARVAGLGLDNVELHERRAEELPDDGRFGLVLTFDCLHDMTRPADAISAIRGAIADDGTWLIKDIRCTGSWSADRHNPMLAMMYGFSITSCMSSALSEPGGAGLGTVGFSTGVAEAMVRDAGFTRFTVHDFEDPANLYYEVRP, encoded by the coding sequence ATGGCCGAGCACGACGACGCATCCACCGAGGCGGGCACCACCCGGACCGCGGCGGCGGCCGCCAACACGGGCGCCGCCGACCCAGAGGCCGTCGGCCTCTTCGCCTTCCGGGTCTGGGGCTACAAGCAGGGCGAGCAGGTCTCGGTGCTGATCCACCTCGGCGACCGCCTCGGCCTCTACCGGGCCATGGCCGGCGCCGGCCCGATCACCCCGGCGGACCTCGCCGAACGCACCGGCCTGCACGAGCGCTGGCTGCGTGAGTGGCTGCGGGGCAACGCCGCCGCGGAGCTGCTGGCGTCCGAGGACGGCGAGACCTTCGAGCTCACCCCGGAGGGCGTCGAGGTGCTCGTGGCCGAGGACACCAGCCTGGCGTTCGCCGCCGGCGCCTTCACCGCGCCGGTGGACGCCGAGGTGGTCGATGGCATCGCCGAGGCCTTCCGCACCGGCATCGGCCTCTCGTACGACCAGCTCGGCCCGGCGGGTGCCCACCAGACCGAGCGGTCCCTCGGCCCCTGGGCCCGCATCGCCCTCGTGCCCCGCATCATCCCGGCCCTCGACGGGCTCGTGGACCGACTCGAAGCGGGCATCGAGGTGGCCGACGTCGGCTGCGGCGCCGGGGTGGCGCTCACCGCCCTCGCCGAGGCCTACCCGAGCTCCCGCTTCCACGGCTACGAGCTCTCCCACCACGCGCTCGAGCGGGCCGCCGCCCGCGTCGCCGGCCTCGGCCTCGACAACGTCGAACTGCACGAGCGCCGCGCCGAGGAGCTCCCCGACGACGGTCGCTTCGGGCTCGTGCTCACCTTCGACTGCCTGCACGACATGACCCGCCCCGCCGACGCCATCTCGGCCATACGCGGGGCCATCGCCGACGACGGCACGTGGCTCATCAAGGACATCCGCTGCACCGGCTCGTGGTCGGCGGACCGCCACAACCCGATGCTGGCGATGATGTACGGCTTCTCCATCACCTCGTGCATGTCGTCGGCCCTGTCCGAGCCCGGCGGCGCCGGCCTCGGCACGGTCGGCTTCAGCACCGGGGTGGCCGAGGCGATGGTGCGCGACGCCGGCTTCACCCGGTTCACCGTCCACGACTTCGAGGACCCGGCCAACCTCTACTACGAGGTGCGCCCCTGA
- a CDS encoding SDR family oxidoreductase, whose product MSHPIVVTGSASGLGAAVVRRLRAAGRTTIGIDVQGGELVDLLADLGTAEGRATALAAVAEATDALDGLVSCAAVSPIHPDPATVVSVNAFGALAVLDGLLPLLARGADPAAVAISSIGAVDGSADEALVAVLRAGDEEAARAAAVDGTAYRSAIAYSSAKRVVAQGVRERARAWGDAGVRLNAVAPGRMETPMLDGLLADPLIAAGIDTLPSGVRASGSADDVAGAVCFLLGPDATFVHGQVLFVDGGTDALLRPDAV is encoded by the coding sequence ATGAGCCACCCGATCGTCGTCACCGGCAGCGCGTCCGGCCTCGGCGCCGCGGTCGTCCGCCGCCTCCGCGCCGCGGGCCGGACGACCATCGGCATCGACGTCCAAGGGGGTGAGCTGGTCGACCTGCTCGCCGACCTCGGCACCGCCGAGGGTCGGGCGACCGCACTGGCGGCCGTCGCCGAGGCGACCGACGCCCTCGACGGCCTCGTGTCGTGCGCCGCGGTCTCCCCCATCCACCCGGACCCGGCGACGGTGGTCAGCGTCAACGCCTTCGGTGCCTTGGCCGTGCTCGACGGGCTCCTGCCCCTGCTCGCCCGCGGCGCCGACCCGGCCGCGGTCGCGATCTCGAGCATCGGCGCGGTCGACGGCTCCGCCGACGAGGCGCTCGTCGCGGTCCTCCGCGCCGGCGACGAGGAAGCGGCGCGGGCGGCGGCCGTCGACGGCACCGCCTACCGGTCCGCCATCGCGTATTCGAGCGCCAAACGCGTGGTGGCCCAGGGGGTGCGCGAGCGGGCCCGGGCGTGGGGCGACGCCGGTGTGCGGCTCAACGCCGTCGCCCCCGGCCGCATGGAGACCCCGATGCTCGACGGGCTGCTCGCCGACCCGCTCATCGCCGCCGGCATCGACACCCTGCCCTCCGGGGTGCGGGCCAGCGGCTCGGCCGACGACGTGGCCGGCGCGGTGTGCTTCCTGCTGGGACCCGACGCCACCTTCGTGCACGGCCAGGTGCTGTTCGTGGACGGGGGCACCGACGCCCTCCTGCGCCCCGACGCCGTCTGA
- a CDS encoding zinc-dependent alcohol dehydrogenase family protein — protein MRAWVVDTPGPVDSRPLRLVEREAPTPGPGEVRVAVSVCGVCRTDLHLAEGDLAPHTPATVPGHEVVGVVDALGPGATRFAVGERIGIAWLRHTCGVCRFCVRGDENLCLAPRFTGWDADGGYAERAVVDERFAYRLPERFGDEEVAPLLCAGIIGYRALKRAALPEGGRLGIYGFGGSAHLAAQVALAQGATVHVLTRSADARRLALELGAASAGDTYDVPPEPLDSTIVFAPVGDVVPVALEALDRGGTCAIAGIHLSDVPALDYQRHLFQERQVRSVTANTRADGEEFLAVAERIGITVHTEAYPLDRADEALADLAHDRVTGAAVLHVAS, from the coding sequence GTGCGGGCATGGGTGGTCGACACGCCGGGGCCGGTCGACAGCCGCCCGTTGCGCCTGGTGGAGCGGGAGGCGCCGACGCCGGGTCCTGGTGAGGTGCGGGTCGCGGTCTCGGTCTGCGGGGTCTGTCGGACGGACCTGCACCTCGCGGAGGGGGACCTGGCGCCCCATACGCCGGCGACGGTCCCCGGTCACGAGGTGGTCGGGGTGGTCGACGCCCTCGGCCCCGGGGCCACGCGCTTCGCCGTTGGCGAGCGCATCGGCATCGCCTGGTTGCGCCACACGTGCGGTGTCTGCCGGTTCTGCGTCCGCGGTGACGAGAACCTGTGCCTCGCGCCCCGTTTCACGGGATGGGACGCCGACGGCGGCTACGCCGAGCGCGCCGTCGTCGACGAGCGCTTCGCCTACCGGTTGCCCGAGCGCTTCGGGGACGAGGAGGTGGCGCCGCTGCTGTGCGCCGGGATCATCGGCTACCGCGCCCTGAAGCGGGCGGCCCTGCCGGAGGGGGGACGGCTCGGCATCTACGGCTTCGGGGGCTCGGCCCACCTGGCCGCCCAGGTGGCGCTGGCCCAGGGCGCCACCGTCCACGTGCTCACCCGCTCGGCCGACGCCCGGCGCCTCGCCCTCGAGCTCGGCGCCGCCTCGGCGGGCGACACCTATGACGTCCCGCCCGAGCCCCTCGACTCGACCATCGTCTTCGCCCCCGTCGGCGACGTCGTGCCCGTCGCCCTCGAGGCGCTGGACCGCGGCGGCACCTGCGCCATCGCCGGCATTCACCTGAGCGACGTGCCCGCCCTCGACTACCAGCGCCACCTCTTCCAGGAACGCCAGGTCCGGTCCGTGACCGCCAACACCCGCGCCGACGGCGAGGAGTTCCTGGCCGTCGCCGAGCGCATCGGCATCACCGTGCACACCGAGGCATACCCCCTCGACCGCGCCGACGAGGCCCTCGCCGACCTGGCCCACGACCGGGTCACCGGCGCCGCCGTCCTCCACGTCGCCTCCTGA